The sequence GGAGAAGCTGCCGGCCTCGACCGCAGCCACGACGTCGTCGTCGAGCTGGAGGCTCCCGACGTTGGATGCGGGCACGAGCACCCCCTGGGTGCCGGTCAGACCCCTGCGCCTGCAGACGTTGAAGAAGCCCTCGATCTTGTAGTTCACGCCGCCGATGGGCTGGATCTCGCCGTACTGGTTCACGGACCCGGTGACTGCCAGGTCCTGGCGCACCGGGAGCCCCGAGAGGGCGCTCAGGAGGGCATAGAGCTCGGCGCTCGACGCGCTGTCGCCCTCGACCCCTCCGTAGCTCTGCTCGATGCAGATGCTGGCGGACAGCGACAGGGGGAAGTCGAGCGCATACCTGCCCCTGAGGAAGCCGGTGATGATGAGGATGCCCTTGGTGTGCAGGGAGCCTGAGAGATCCGCCTCCCTCTCGATGTTTATCACGCCCTCGCGCCCGGCCGAGACGCGGGCCGTCACCCTCATCGGGAGGCCGTACGAGTAGTCGACGCCGCTCAGCACCACCAGGCCGTTGACCTGCCCCGCCTTCGCCCCCGAGGTGTCTATCATCATCTCGCCGCGCTCGATGCTGTCCAGGGCGTACTCCTGCCCCATCGAGAGCCTCTCGCGCTTTTCGAGGATCGCCTTCCTGACATGGGGGGCCTCGACCACGGGGGACGACTCGCACCGGGCCCAGTAGGCGGCCTGCCTTGCGTAGTCGGCTATGCGGCTGAACTGGGTCGAGATCCTGTCCCTCCTGTCCGCCATCCTCACGGCCTGCTCGGCGAGCGCGGCCACGGCAGACCCGGAGAGAGGGGTCAGCTTCTCGTTGCCCGCGATGAATGCGATCACGCCGCCGAAATCCCTCAGGTTCTCCGGAGTCAGGTCCATCTCGTCGTCGAAGTCGGCCCTGATGCGGAACAGGAGCCCGAACTCCGGCTCGCTCATGCCGAGCATCGTGTAGAGGTAGTCGGAGCCCAGGAGGATCACCTTGACGTCGATCTCCACGGGCTCGGGCTGCAGGTCGATCGGGAATAGGTTCAGCGGATCGTGCTGCCTGATGACCACGGTCTGGTTCCGGAGGGTCTGCATCAGCGCGGGCCAGAGCCCGGGCTGCCTGAGTATGTCCATGGCGTCCATTATTATGTATCCGCCGTTGGCCCTGAGGAGCGACCCGGCGCGGATCAGGGTGAAGTCGCTGTAGGGCTTGTTGTCGACCGTCAGCCTGTCGATGCTGCCGAAGAGGCTCACCTGGTCGGGGAACTGCTCGATCACGACCGGCCTGCCCCTTTTTCTGCTGTTGTCCACCAGCAGGTTGGCAGAGAAGAGGTAGTACGGATCCTCGCCCTCGCCGGGGTTGAGGAACTGTTCGAGATTGTCGAGGATGGCCGCGGAGAGGGAGTCGGCATAGGCCTCCACCTTGGAGTCACCCGTCTCCTTCAGCCTGTCGAGGATGCCCTCGACGGTCGGCCTGAGCGTCCTCCTGACGAGTTCCTGGTCCTCCCCGGCCGCCTCCATCTCGATTCTCTGGTTGCGCCTGATCACGTCTATCAGGCGCCCGAAGAGCGCCTCGTGATCGGATGTGTACTTCTCCCTCGCCTCCGCGGTGAGGCTCCCGGCCTTCTGCATCTCGTCGAGCTTGTCGAATCCTGCGGGTTCGCCGTTCACGACGGGGAGGACCTCGGGGCCGAACTGGCCGGGTCCGGTCTGCACCTTCACCAGCGCGAAGCCCTTCTCCGACGCCTCCCGGCTGAAGGCGTCAAGATGCTCCTGCTGCCTCGCGGTGGCGTCGGCACGGATCTTCTTGCGTTCGCTGCCCATGCGGTCGCCCGACATGACCGCCGGGATGTTGCTCTTCAGGAGCTCGACGCACTGGGCGAGGCTCCCGACGAACTCCTCCCCGTCGTCGGCGGGTAGGGTGATGACCATCGGGCGCTGGGGATCCTCGAAGTTGTGCACGAAGAGGATGTCCTTCAGATCATCGGTGGTGAGGTCGAGGGAATCGAGTATCCGCTTCACGGTGGACTCGCGCCCGGTGCCGGACACGCCCGTCACGAACATGTTGTAGCCCAGGGACTGGATCTCGAGGCCGAGCCTCACAGCCTTGACTGCGCGCTCCTGGCCGACGATCCTGTTGCTGGTGGAAGCCCTGTCGGTCCTGTCGAAACCCATGGCACCCTCGGGACAGCGCCACCTGAGATCTCCTGGAGCAAGCGGCTCCGGCATGCTCTTTCCTCCAGTCCTGTCCGGCCTGCGGCTCCATGTCCGCACCTTTTCATACCACCCGGCGGCATGGCGTCAATGGGCCGGCGGAGACGGACGTGGCGCGGAGCCTGCCGTCGCGGCCCGCTGCGACCCTCAGTACGACGGTGGCGCCCTCCCTGCGCGATATCAGGCGTGACTGCGAGTACAGGGGGGACGGCAGGAAGACGTCGGCATACCCCCTGTCGTCCTCGAGCATGAGGAAACCAGCCCCCTCGGAGAGGCTCCTGCGGGAGGCCACCCTGCCCCAGATGCCGGACTGGACGGCCCCGGTGAGACGATCGAGCGGAACGGTGCCGTCCGGGCGATCGACCAGCGAGAGGGGGCTGCAGGTGACCGCCGCCCCGAGAAACTCGAGATCGAGCGATACCATCTCGCTCCTGCAGTGTTCGGGGATCCCGGGCAGCCCCTCCTCCTCCCGCGTGAAGAAGCCACCGGACCTGCGGTTCATCTCCCAGAGGGCCCCGGGGCGGGTCAGGCCGATCTCCCCGAAGCACCCGGCCTGAGCCATGGCCTTCACGACCCCGCGACCCACGCCCGCGGCGACGACCTGCCCCGGGGAGTCGTACGGCCTCCCCCGGACGAGTGCGGCATGCTCCGAGGGCCCCATGCCGCGCAGGCTCGAGAATCCGAGCATCACGCCCCCACCGGACGGCCTGGCGCACCACTCCCCCGAGTTGACCCCCGGCGGCGCGATCGCGAGCCCGAGGCGCCTGGCCTCCTCCACATAGGTCCGCTGGTCGTAGAAGCCTCCGCCTCCTGCCAGGACGGCGGCCATGAAGCATGCCGGGCTCGAGGCCTTCAGGGATGCCGAGATGCACGCTATCGCTGCATACGAGTAGGCGTGGGCCCGGCAGAATCCGTACCCGGCGAAGCGCGAGAGGAAGGCGTGGACGGCCGAGGCCCGGGCGCCCTCCACCCCGAATGCCTCGAGATCCGCGGGCGACAGCCTCTTCCTCTTCAGCCGGCGCCTGACCAGGTCGCCCTGCCCTTCGTCGATTCCGAGGAGCCTTGCGGCGCACTCCGACACGTCCTCCTCGTAGAGCATCTCGCCGAAGCTGCCGCCCAGGATGTCGCGAAGCTCGTCGAACTCCCACTCCGGACGGGCTTCGCCCTTCATGGCCGCGAAGAAGCGCTCCCTGGTCCCGCTGCCCGAGGCGCCCGGCCTGACCAGGGCCAGCGCGCGCGCCACGTCGTCGAGGCTCGCCACCCTCATCTCCGTCAGGAGGCCCCTGAGCGCCGGGGACTCGACATGTGCGACGCCTATCGTCCTGCCCGACGCCATCAGCTCGAGGGCGTCCCGGATGTCCCCCGGGACGTGCGGCATCCCGCCCCGGGCCGCCTGCCCGCCCCGCGCATCCCATCCGAGGGCGAGGGAAATGGCGGTGAGGCCGCGCTGTCCGAGCAGATCCATCTTCAGGAGCCCGGCTCTCTCGACTCCGACCATGTCGAACTGGGTGACGGCCTGGCCCGACGTGCCGGGCGACAGCGGCACGACCTCGCAGACCGGGCGCGGGGATATCACGATCCCGCAGGGATGGGGGGCGACATGCGAGGGCAGGCCCTCGAGCAGGGCGGCGTCGGCCAGGAGGCGTCTGCCGGCATCCCTCCGCCAGACCGCGGCATCCCGGTCGTCGAGGAGCACCGACATCGAGTCTATGTCGGACGGGCCCAGCCCGGCCGCCGAGGCGGCGCAGCGGAACGCGGAGCTGCGCCTGTGCCTCACGATCTCGCCCACGCAGGCCGACTCCCGGCCCCACCTGCCCAGGACGAAGGACACGACCTCGTCGCGCCGCGCACTGTCGATGTCGAGGTCGATGTCGGGCGGATCGGGCCTCTGCGGATTGAAGAACCGGCTGAAGGACAGGCCGCAGCGCAGCGGGCAGACCCCCGAGATGCCCAGCAG is a genomic window of Candidatus Fermentibacter sp. containing:
- a CDS encoding ATP-binding protein produces the protein MPEPLAPGDLRWRCPEGAMGFDRTDRASTSNRIVGQERAVKAVRLGLEIQSLGYNMFVTGVSGTGRESTVKRILDSLDLTTDDLKDILFVHNFEDPQRPMVITLPADDGEEFVGSLAQCVELLKSNIPAVMSGDRMGSERKKIRADATARQQEHLDAFSREASEKGFALVKVQTGPGQFGPEVLPVVNGEPAGFDKLDEMQKAGSLTAEAREKYTSDHEALFGRLIDVIRRNQRIEMEAAGEDQELVRRTLRPTVEGILDRLKETGDSKVEAYADSLSAAILDNLEQFLNPGEGEDPYYLFSANLLVDNSRKRGRPVVIEQFPDQVSLFGSIDRLTVDNKPYSDFTLIRAGSLLRANGGYIIMDAMDILRQPGLWPALMQTLRNQTVVIRQHDPLNLFPIDLQPEPVEIDVKVILLGSDYLYTMLGMSEPEFGLLFRIRADFDDEMDLTPENLRDFGGVIAFIAGNEKLTPLSGSAVAALAEQAVRMADRRDRISTQFSRIADYARQAAYWARCESSPVVEAPHVRKAILEKRERLSMGQEYALDSIERGEMMIDTSGAKAGQVNGLVVLSGVDYSYGLPMRVTARVSAGREGVINIEREADLSGSLHTKGILIITGFLRGRYALDFPLSLSASICIEQSYGGVEGDSASSAELYALLSALSGLPVRQDLAVTGSVNQYGEIQPIGGVNYKIEGFFNVCRRRGLTGTQGVLVPASNVGSLQLDDDVVAAVEAGSFSIYPVRTIDEGIELLTGIPSGSPAGPGGCYPEGSVNGLAEASLRRMAEILRSFGRGS